The Coleofasciculaceae cyanobacterium genome contains a region encoding:
- the hxpB gene encoding hexitol phosphatase HxpB has translation MIKAVIFDMDGLLIDSEPLWQEAEMLIFKQVGITLTLELCLQTKGLRIDEVVNYWYQKFPWTNLTQLEVAELIVAKVIELIHLKGQPLAGVDRAISYVKQKQVKIALASSSASRIIQAALHKLDLTDMFTEIYSAESEIFGKPHPGVYLTTASKLNVSPQECLALEDSLNGVLAAKAAQMKCIAIPEQLQRNNPQFAIADLILKSLEEFNDRVWNSLI, from the coding sequence GTGATTAAAGCAGTAATTTTCGACATGGATGGTTTGCTGATCGATTCTGAACCTCTATGGCAAGAAGCAGAAATGCTGATCTTCAAGCAGGTAGGAATTACGCTTACCCTTGAACTATGTCTACAAACTAAAGGCTTGAGAATCGATGAGGTAGTGAACTACTGGTATCAAAAATTTCCCTGGACAAATCTGACTCAACTAGAAGTTGCAGAATTAATTGTGGCTAAGGTAATTGAGTTGATTCATCTTAAAGGACAACCACTAGCAGGAGTAGATCGTGCCATATCTTATGTAAAGCAGAAACAGGTAAAAATTGCTTTAGCTTCTTCCTCTGCATCTAGAATTATCCAAGCTGCATTGCACAAGCTTGATTTGACTGATATGTTTACCGAGATCTATTCAGCGGAATCAGAAATTTTTGGCAAACCCCATCCTGGAGTTTATTTGACTACTGCTAGTAAATTAAACGTTTCTCCTCAAGAATGTCTGGCTTTAGAAGACTCTTTAAATGGCGTATTAGCTGCCAAAGCTGCCCAAATGAAGTGTATCGCCATACCAGAGCAGTTACAGCGTAATAATCCTCAATTTGCGATCGCCGATCTTATACTTAAATCCCTCGAAGAATTCAATGATCGAGTGTGGAACAGTTTGATTTAG
- the bcp gene encoding thioredoxin-dependent thiol peroxidase, whose protein sequence is MTDIPRIGETAPDFSAPDQNGNAVSLKDKSDRWLVLYFYPKDNTPGCTTEAKDFTEYAAQFKELGAEIIGVSPDSEKSHCKFIVKQDLSIQLLSHRDHQVVEAYDAWHLKKFMDKEYMGVVRSTFLISPDGKIARVWDRVRVKAHVEKVLQELQALAKSNCSTLDH, encoded by the coding sequence ATGACTGATATCCCTCGGATTGGAGAGACTGCGCCAGATTTCTCAGCACCAGATCAAAATGGTAATGCTGTAAGTCTCAAAGATAAAAGCGATCGCTGGCTGGTATTATATTTTTATCCCAAGGATAATACCCCTGGCTGCACTACAGAAGCTAAGGACTTTACGGAATATGCAGCTCAATTTAAAGAATTAGGTGCAGAGATCATTGGGGTTAGTCCAGATTCGGAGAAATCTCACTGTAAGTTTATTGTTAAACAAGATTTATCGATTCAGCTATTGAGCCATCGCGATCATCAGGTAGTTGAAGCATATGACGCGTGGCACTTAAAGAAATTTATGGACAAAGAATACATGGGAGTAGTACGCTCTACTTTTTTGATTTCTCCCGATGGTAAAATTGCTCGGGTTTGGGATCGAGTCAGAGTCAAAGCTCATGTCGAGAAAGTGCTACAAGAATTGCAGGCATTAGCTAAATCAAACTGTTCCACACTCGATCATTGA
- a CDS encoding pentapeptide repeat-containing protein: MVTVAQGLRIFMATFLLIFIFAPLQANAQTEPRSYLTREILQDKTTNLIQLEGGDTIDLSNYIIDLSNLDSELNRQFYQIINNTISRANNVINLNFDNSIFQGDFKLNQLGIASSLGEGALSSLFTPLEQDKINQYYPLSINEAKQIPRVNIFRGRLYLNSTVFTGQVDGSNSLFLQSLTANTANFQKIVKLDKSIFGKTVDFNQAIFNQNVEISQSHFFAKVKFSQAQFQETADFSHSQFEGLVEFKEAIFTQIADFTHSVFIQPVDFSKAMFRDRLIFAKSKFLDSLSFINSTFEKTITFRDIYLNSLINLQDADLLNRLDFNNAFFTPQANINVSGLAFDATEAKITGQPGIIAQFINVNRLEGNETVLDNLIRNFRSLEQIADANYIEYQREQLRVKQIGDRLIKTSWQKTFTWAWISLISQWLSLNLLLLLGDYGTNINLMFSIGIIIIAFFSLLFWLIDRYRPNISQPVMPSRYEIIVISGSYLILTIFSMLNIFIATDQPWLTLIAIAIVLIPIPILIVGIIYQRGRYHQLLNTTYFVENGEYREFRLLIGRLPIMPRFTFYRDRYMPILWEKRWSWLNYYDFSLNNIFKLGFNDIRLRDRHLPGLISLLVWYQWCLGVLYIILLLWTLSRTIPGLNLLIYF; encoded by the coding sequence ATGGTGACTGTAGCTCAAGGATTAAGAATTTTTATGGCAACTTTTTTGCTCATATTTATTTTTGCACCATTACAGGCAAATGCACAAACTGAACCACGTAGCTATTTAACTAGAGAAATACTTCAAGATAAAACTACAAATTTAATTCAGCTAGAAGGTGGGGATACAATTGATTTAAGCAATTATATTATCGATCTTTCTAATTTGGATAGCGAATTAAATCGGCAATTTTACCAGATAATTAATAATACTATTAGTCGCGCTAATAATGTTATCAATCTCAATTTTGATAATTCAATTTTTCAAGGCGATTTTAAGCTCAACCAGTTAGGTATTGCTAGTTCTTTAGGAGAAGGAGCTTTGTCTTCGTTGTTTACTCCTTTAGAACAAGATAAAATTAATCAATATTATCCTTTAAGTATTAATGAAGCCAAACAAATACCTAGAGTCAATATTTTTCGAGGTCGGCTATACCTCAATAGTACAGTATTTACAGGACAAGTAGACGGATCTAATAGTTTATTCCTACAGTCACTAACAGCAAATACGGCAAATTTTCAGAAAATAGTTAAGCTTGATAAGTCTATTTTTGGTAAAACAGTAGACTTTAATCAGGCTATTTTTAATCAAAATGTCGAGATATCTCAAAGTCATTTTTTTGCTAAAGTTAAATTTTCGCAAGCCCAATTTCAGGAAACTGCCGACTTTAGCCATAGCCAATTTGAAGGATTAGTTGAATTTAAAGAGGCTATATTTACTCAGATTGCTGATTTTACTCATAGCGTATTTATTCAGCCAGTTGATTTTAGTAAAGCCATGTTTCGCGATCGCCTTATTTTCGCTAAAAGCAAATTTTTAGATTCACTAAGCTTTATTAATAGTACCTTTGAGAAAACTATTACCTTTCGTGATATTTATCTCAATTCTTTAATTAATTTACAAGATGCTGATTTACTAAATCGACTTGATTTTAACAATGCCTTTTTTACTCCCCAGGCAAACATTAATGTTTCGGGATTAGCTTTTGATGCTACAGAAGCTAAAATAACCGGTCAACCTGGAATAATTGCTCAGTTTATTAATGTCAATCGTTTAGAGGGAAACGAAACTGTATTAGATAATTTAATTCGTAACTTTCGCAGTTTAGAACAAATAGCTGATGCTAACTATATTGAATATCAACGAGAACAACTAAGAGTCAAACAAATAGGCGATCGCCTGATTAAAACTTCATGGCAAAAAACATTTACCTGGGCTTGGATTAGCTTAATTTCTCAGTGGTTAAGTCTAAATTTGTTACTGCTATTAGGAGACTATGGTACAAACATTAATTTAATGTTCAGTATTGGGATTATTATTATTGCTTTCTTTAGTCTTTTGTTTTGGCTAATCGATCGCTATCGCCCGAATATTTCACAGCCAGTTATGCCTAGCCGCTACGAAATTATCGTTATTTCAGGTAGCTATTTAATTTTGACTATATTTAGTATGCTCAATATTTTTATTGCTACCGATCAACCTTGGTTGACTCTAATAGCGATCGCTATTGTTCTAATTCCCATACCAATATTAATAGTTGGCATAATTTATCAACGCGGTAGATATCATCAGCTATTAAATACAACTTATTTTGTAGAAAATGGTGAATATCGCGAGTTTAGACTGTTAATTGGGCGTTTGCCGATTATGCCTCGATTTACTTTTTACCGCGATCGCTATATGCCAATTTTATGGGAAAAACGTTGGAGTTGGCTCAATTATTATGACTTTAGTTTAAACAATATTTTCAAACTAGGATTCAACGATATTCGCTTGCGCGATCGGCATTTACCAGGCTTAATTTCTCTTCTAGTTTGGTATCAATGGTGTTTAGGCGTTTTATATATTATCCTGTTACTTTGGACGCTTTCTCGCACAATTCCAGGCTTGAATCTCTTAATCTATTTCTAA
- a CDS encoding NAD(P)/FAD-dependent oxidoreductase, which yields MSTNTELYGDRFRKSLQSEYQVAVIGAGPQGILYASWLKQARPELQVVVLEREEKPKFKIGESTLSGFCKALRSVGISQEALELLFFPKNGLGFFHVDESIENVTEAPEYILETFDETFQVERRLLDGLLIANARRLGVEVIQGARVDLANSQLSDRANTIAYRHQQQKYELKSQLVVDASGTASVIARHLGLYNKEDVDFQSNAVWGYFKNVNRLGDRTDWPNVAQFSRDEYTQHFCFREGWMWYIPLVSWENVPDAGDDSMLNRFLGSEELPTKEELAALHGCPEEDIISIGMVLRQDRDPKFAQGRKVAFDHYVEQYPAIGEMLEGAELISDLYGTQQPLRARANIRGYAEQVVGDGWLSIGEAAFFVDPLISPGLTGGVATAYFAVQSTLKAIDRNNFSRSTFADYESFAGKLYEALERDNQLVYMSFNHPKAIELIQRFQEIDARRHFNQHIMSDYCLADTNVWGILNPIYQSLQKQLWQIMRQAEITVGKTKAVNEQSIEDYELMVEQIQAYLANYLDNHSELTPYILQNEVTEELKTEFACIN from the coding sequence ATGAGTACTAACACTGAACTTTATGGCGATCGTTTCAGAAAGAGTTTACAAAGCGAATATCAGGTTGCAGTAATTGGTGCTGGACCTCAAGGTATTCTCTATGCTTCTTGGCTCAAGCAAGCACGTCCCGAACTTCAAGTAGTGGTTCTAGAAAGAGAAGAAAAACCTAAATTTAAGATAGGCGAAAGTACTCTTTCAGGCTTTTGTAAAGCATTACGTTCTGTAGGAATTTCCCAAGAAGCTCTAGAGCTATTATTTTTTCCTAAAAATGGCTTAGGTTTCTTTCACGTTGATGAATCAATTGAAAATGTTACCGAAGCACCAGAATATATTTTAGAAACATTTGATGAAACTTTTCAGGTCGAACGACGCTTACTTGACGGTTTATTGATTGCTAATGCTCGTCGCTTGGGAGTAGAAGTAATTCAGGGCGCACGTGTGGATCTGGCTAATTCTCAACTTAGCGATCGCGCTAACACAATTGCCTATCGACACCAGCAACAAAAATACGAACTCAAATCGCAATTAGTAGTAGACGCTAGTGGTACTGCCAGCGTAATTGCCAGACATCTCGGTTTATATAACAAAGAAGATGTAGATTTTCAAAGCAACGCAGTTTGGGGTTATTTCAAGAACGTAAATCGCCTAGGCGATCGCACTGACTGGCCAAATGTAGCGCAGTTTAGCCGTGACGAGTATACACAACATTTTTGCTTCCGCGAAGGTTGGATGTGGTACATTCCCTTAGTATCTTGGGAAAACGTACCCGATGCTGGGGATGACTCGATGTTAAACCGTTTTCTTGGTTCAGAAGAATTGCCAACCAAAGAAGAACTAGCTGCCCTGCATGGATGTCCTGAAGAAGATATAATCAGCATTGGTATGGTCTTACGCCAAGACCGCGACCCTAAATTTGCCCAAGGTCGTAAAGTTGCATTCGATCACTATGTCGAGCAATACCCAGCGATTGGGGAAATGCTTGAGGGGGCAGAACTAATCTCCGATCTTTATGGCACTCAGCAGCCTCTAAGAGCACGTGCTAACATTCGTGGCTATGCCGAACAAGTTGTTGGTGATGGTTGGTTGAGTATTGGTGAAGCTGCCTTTTTTGTCGATCCTCTAATTTCACCTGGCTTGACTGGTGGTGTAGCGACTGCTTATTTTGCCGTTCAAAGCACTCTTAAAGCGATCGATCGCAACAACTTCTCTCGCAGTACTTTTGCCGATTACGAATCCTTTGCTGGCAAGCTGTATGAAGCCTTAGAGCGAGACAATCAGCTAGTCTATATGTCGTTTAATCACCCCAAGGCGATCGAGTTAATTCAACGTTTCCAAGAAATTGATGCTCGAAGACACTTCAATCAGCATATTATGTCGGACTATTGTTTAGCTGATACTAATGTTTGGGGAATTCTCAATCCAATCTATCAATCATTGCAAAAGCAGCTTTGGCAAATCATGCGCCAAGCGGAGATTACCGTAGGCAAAACCAAAGCAGTCAACGAGCAATCAATTGAAGACTACGAGTTGATGGTAGAACAAATTCAAGCTTATTTAGCTAATTATTTAGATAATCACTCAGAATTGACTCCCTACATCCTTCAAAATGAGGTAACTGAAGAGTTAAAAACTGAATTTGCTTGTATCAATTAG
- a CDS encoding TldD/PmbA family protein, protein MSDSFAEHKNRLTELIAKYRDRVDFLTIRLEQGEETNILLRTNKIETLSESIALGGQVRACYRGGWGFSAFDDLTSLIARIEEAIAAARMVGELSTTLAPVEPIQTVCRVPLRGSDPRNISLAAKKALCDRYNNLLRGYHDCLTATTVSYGDNSQKIIIATSEGSVIEQSWSDMEMRFSATARKDNIIQTGRETTGSRQAYEDLTSLDQQVISAAQRAVDALTLPKIQGDIYTVVIDPILTGLFVHEAFGHLSEADLAYENPDLLEVMSMGKRFGSPELQIFDGAAPIESEDNYIHRGSYFYDDEATPATTTQLIKDGVLVGRLHSRETAGKLGETPTGNARCLDYHYSPIVRMTNTWIARGKTPVKDLIQDVSEGVYARNWLGGMTNGEMFTFSAGEAWMIRNGELAEPVKDVTLSGNVFKTLANIEAIGDDFYWDESGGCGKGGQSGLAVGCGGPSLRIKDVTIGGNSD, encoded by the coding sequence ATGTCTGACTCATTTGCCGAACATAAAAATCGACTGACTGAATTAATTGCTAAATATCGCGATCGCGTTGACTTTCTGACAATTCGTTTGGAACAAGGCGAAGAAACTAATATTTTATTACGAACCAATAAAATAGAAACCTTGAGTGAAAGTATCGCTTTAGGTGGACAGGTTCGAGCTTGCTATCGTGGCGGTTGGGGATTTTCCGCGTTTGACGATCTAACAAGTTTAATCGCTAGAATCGAAGAAGCGATCGCTGCGGCGAGAATGGTAGGAGAACTGTCAACCACCCTAGCACCAGTTGAACCGATCCAAACAGTTTGTCGTGTTCCCCTAAGAGGAAGCGACCCCAGAAACATCTCTTTGGCAGCTAAAAAGGCTTTGTGCGATCGCTATAACAACCTGCTGCGTGGTTATCATGATTGTCTCACTGCCACTACCGTTAGCTACGGAGATAATTCGCAAAAGATTATCATTGCGACATCCGAAGGGAGCGTCATTGAGCAGTCTTGGTCAGATATGGAAATGCGCTTTTCAGCTACGGCTAGAAAAGACAACATAATTCAAACAGGAAGAGAAACCACAGGTTCCCGACAGGCTTATGAAGATTTAACTAGTTTAGATCAACAGGTAATTAGTGCAGCACAAAGGGCGGTTGATGCTTTAACTTTGCCAAAAATTCAGGGAGATATCTACACCGTAGTTATCGACCCAATCTTAACCGGGTTGTTTGTTCACGAAGCTTTTGGTCATCTCTCCGAAGCCGATCTGGCTTATGAAAATCCTGACCTGTTAGAAGTAATGAGCATGGGCAAACGTTTTGGTTCTCCAGAGCTACAGATTTTTGATGGAGCTGCGCCAATTGAGTCGGAAGATAATTATATCCATCGAGGTAGCTATTTTTATGACGATGAAGCTACTCCTGCTACTACGACTCAGCTAATTAAAGATGGAGTTTTAGTCGGTAGACTGCATTCTCGCGAGACTGCTGGCAAGCTAGGAGAAACGCCTACGGGTAATGCGCGCTGCTTAGATTATCACTATTCGCCTATTGTACGGATGACCAACACCTGGATTGCTAGAGGGAAAACGCCTGTTAAAGATTTGATTCAAGATGTCAGTGAAGGAGTCTATGCGCGTAATTGGCTGGGTGGAATGACTAACGGGGAAATGTTTACCTTTAGTGCGGGAGAAGCCTGGATGATTCGTAACGGTGAACTGGCAGAACCAGTCAAAGATGTAACTCTCTCAGGAAATGTCTTCAAAACCTTGGCTAATATCGAAGCGATCGGCGATGATTTTTATTGGGATGAGTCTGGCGGTTGTGGTAAAGGAGGACAATCAGGACTAGCAGTTGGCTGTGGCGGGCCAAGTTTAAGAATTAAAGATGTAACCATTGGTGGTAATTCTGATTAA
- a CDS encoding EAL domain-containing protein: MLQDSQLSSTPQLSQATFDAFDSQIALLDRSGEIVVLNKAWKNNSINSCLSKNTSVGENYLNICKCRVGRDCKLLKQIAREIEAIANLEKTEFRFNYSNEHLNQKNWLAIHVKQIKQGDWFGVLIIQEDITKYMQTELSLRSVVEGTAAVTGEDFFYSLVYHLSCALSVSYAFVTKCIERTIPERVCTLAFWCKEDFGQNFEYNIANTPCEQVIGGLSCYYPRNLQNIFPEDHDLYRLKAESYVGVPLINSSGKILGHLVVIHERSMEDGSIELSILKIFAARAAAELERQKAEQKLAYDALYDRLTDLPNRHLLSNHLNRALEKYRRDRNGKFAVFFLDLDRFKYVNDSLGHKSGDLLLMGISQRLKTCLRKSDILARLGGDEFAILLEEIQSLDEATKLAARIQQSLQTPFHLGIHEVFTSVSIGIAFSKPGVDSPEELLRNADIAMYKAKALGKSRYELFDETLHVQVVNRLHLETDFHHSLNRGEFRLHYQPIISLVDGRVTGFEALARWQHPQRGYVAPEEFIALAEETGMIIPLGWWILQEVCYQLREWQIQLNNSSLTMGVNISQKQFSQPRLLDSLVQILQTTGLEAYSLRLEITESLLMQDTQATMQTLTQLKALGCQLHLDDFGTGYSSLNYLHSLPIDALKIDRSFVEAIDSEGNNSEIVEAIVMMAKSLGLGVIAEGIETEAQLAKLQTLQCLYGQGYLFTKPLDARSLHTWLNSWANNRAFVFNNN, translated from the coding sequence ATGTTGCAAGATAGTCAGTTATCGAGTACGCCTCAGTTATCTCAAGCAACTTTTGATGCTTTTGATAGTCAAATCGCGCTGTTAGATCGTTCAGGCGAGATCGTTGTCCTCAATAAAGCCTGGAAAAACAATTCAATTAATAGTTGTCTTTCAAAAAACACCAGTGTTGGAGAGAACTACTTAAATATATGTAAGTGCAGAGTTGGTAGAGATTGCAAGTTACTTAAACAGATTGCTAGAGAGATTGAGGCGATCGCCAACTTAGAAAAAACAGAGTTTAGATTTAACTATAGTAACGAGCATCTCAATCAAAAAAACTGGCTAGCCATTCATGTCAAACAAATTAAACAAGGTGACTGGTTTGGAGTTCTGATTATTCAAGAAGATATTACTAAATATATGCAGACAGAATTATCTTTGCGCTCTGTAGTTGAGGGAACAGCAGCTGTAACTGGTGAAGATTTTTTCTACTCTTTGGTATATCATTTGAGTTGCGCCCTTTCAGTTAGTTATGCGTTTGTAACAAAATGTATAGAGAGAACCATACCAGAACGTGTCTGTACTTTAGCTTTCTGGTGCAAAGAAGATTTTGGTCAAAACTTCGAGTACAACATAGCCAATACACCTTGCGAGCAGGTTATTGGTGGATTGTCTTGCTATTACCCTAGAAACTTACAAAACATTTTTCCTGAAGACCACGATTTATACAGGTTAAAAGCTGAAAGCTATGTTGGTGTTCCTCTGATAAACTCATCGGGAAAAATTCTGGGACACCTAGTCGTAATTCATGAGCGTTCGATGGAGGATGGTTCAATCGAACTATCAATCTTGAAAATTTTTGCAGCAAGAGCAGCAGCCGAACTAGAACGTCAAAAAGCCGAACAAAAGCTAGCTTATGATGCGTTGTACGACCGCCTTACCGATCTACCCAATCGTCACTTGTTGAGTAATCACCTCAATCGAGCTTTAGAAAAGTATCGACGGGATCGAAACGGCAAATTTGCCGTTTTCTTTTTAGACTTAGATCGTTTTAAATATGTCAATGATAGTTTAGGTCATAAGAGTGGCGATCTGCTTTTAATGGGGATCTCCCAAAGATTAAAAACTTGTTTACGCAAAAGCGATATTTTAGCCAGACTGGGTGGCGATGAGTTTGCGATTCTGCTCGAAGAGATCCAAAGTTTAGACGAAGCGACTAAACTTGCAGCGCGAATACAACAAAGTCTGCAAACTCCGTTTCATTTAGGCATACACGAAGTTTTCACCAGCGTCAGTATTGGTATTGCTTTTAGTAAGCCTGGCGTAGATTCTCCAGAAGAATTGTTGCGTAATGCTGATATTGCTATGTATAAAGCTAAAGCTTTGGGCAAAAGTAGGTATGAATTGTTCGACGAGACTTTGCATGTTCAGGTAGTAAACCGACTGCACCTAGAAACTGATTTCCATCATTCTCTCAACCGAGGAGAATTTCGACTGCACTACCAGCCGATTATTTCTTTAGTCGATGGTCGAGTAACTGGTTTTGAAGCTTTAGCCCGTTGGCAGCATCCCCAAAGAGGTTATGTTGCTCCTGAAGAATTTATTGCCCTTGCAGAAGAAACGGGAATGATTATTCCCCTTGGGTGGTGGATTTTACAAGAAGTTTGTTATCAGCTTAGGGAGTGGCAAATTCAGTTAAATAATTCTAGTTTAACGATGGGAGTTAATATTTCTCAAAAGCAGTTTTCTCAACCTCGTCTGCTCGATTCACTAGTTCAAATTCTGCAAACAACTGGATTAGAAGCTTACAGTCTGCGATTAGAGATTACCGAAAGTCTCTTAATGCAAGATACTCAAGCAACTATGCAGACTTTAACGCAATTGAAAGCTTTAGGTTGTCAGCTACATTTGGATGATTTTGGTACAGGTTATTCTTCTTTAAACTATCTTCACAGCCTACCGATTGATGCCCTAAAAATCGACCGTTCTTTTGTCGAAGCGATTGATTCGGAGGGTAACAATAGCGAGATTGTGGAGGCTATTGTGATGATGGCTAAAAGTTTGGGGTTGGGGGTAATTGCCGAAGGAATTGAAACTGAAGCTCAACTAGCTAAATTACAAACTCTCCAGTGTCTTTACGGACAAGGCTATTTATTTACCAAGCCATTAGATGCGCGATCGCTTCATACCTGGTTAAATAGCTGGGCTAATAATCGAGCTTTTGTGTTTAATAATAACTAG
- a CDS encoding ABC transporter substrate-binding protein produces the protein MTNKSKSWKAPPPIFFILLGLIIFGGTKLLKKNPQLRSNLLPSIAQPQLLEKSFSLGEHLLITANATDKKQEGINAFANQDYQGAIALFQASLEQFPNDPETLIYLNNAQVATSNPVKIAVVAPISSDLNLAQEMLRGVAQAQDKFNSQGGNLQVEIVNDQNKPEIATKVANELVKDTSILALVGHYSSDATLAAAPVYQQNGLVAISPISTSVSLAEAGDYIFRTVPSDLFAGTSLAEYFLEKLTKQKAAIFYNSESNYSKSLKDAFSTSLLSNGGEIVAELDVGDSHFNADKAVQQAMNQGAEALILLTNSTTLKQTFEIAKVNDRQLPLLAGDDIYIPETLENAGENVTDMVLAVPWHIEGNTNPDFIQATNSLWKGKVNWRTAMAYDATQSLIAGIKANSSRQGIQQTLSQAGFSVTGASGVVKFLPSGDRNQAVQLVKVEVAPNSEFGYSFVPVD, from the coding sequence ATGACTAATAAATCTAAATCTTGGAAAGCCCCTCCACCAATTTTTTTTATTTTACTGGGCTTAATTATCTTTGGTGGAACTAAATTACTCAAGAAAAATCCTCAGCTTAGGAGTAATTTATTACCATCAATTGCTCAACCTCAATTGCTAGAAAAAAGCTTTAGTCTGGGAGAACATTTATTAATTACAGCAAATGCAACTGATAAAAAGCAAGAAGGAATAAACGCCTTCGCTAATCAAGATTACCAAGGTGCGATCGCTCTGTTTCAAGCATCTTTAGAACAATTTCCTAACGATCCAGAAACATTAATTTATTTAAATAATGCTCAAGTAGCCACCTCAAATCCTGTCAAAATTGCCGTTGTCGCTCCTATTAGTAGTGATTTAAATCTGGCTCAAGAAATGCTGAGGGGAGTAGCACAGGCACAAGATAAATTTAATTCCCAAGGCGGTAACTTGCAGGTTGAAATTGTCAATGATCAAAACAAACCAGAAATTGCTACAAAGGTTGCTAATGAACTAGTAAAAGATACCTCAATTCTGGCACTTGTTGGTCATTATTCTAGCGATGCCACCTTAGCAGCTGCGCCTGTATACCAACAAAATGGTTTAGTTGCTATTTCCCCGATCAGCACCTCTGTATCTCTTGCTGAGGCGGGAGATTACATCTTTCGTACTGTACCAAGCGATCTGTTTGCAGGAACTTCTTTGGCTGAATATTTCTTGGAAAAACTAACTAAGCAAAAGGCAGCTATTTTTTATAATTCTGAGAGTAATTACAGTAAATCTCTTAAAGATGCTTTTAGTACCAGTCTTTTAAGCAATGGTGGCGAAATTGTTGCCGAATTAGATGTTGGTGATAGTCATTTTAATGCAGATAAGGCGGTACAGCAGGCAATGAATCAAGGTGCAGAAGCACTGATTTTACTAACTAATTCCACTACTCTTAAGCAAACTTTCGAGATTGCGAAAGTCAATGATCGTCAATTACCTTTATTGGCTGGTGATGATATTTATATTCCCGAAACTTTAGAAAATGCGGGAGAAAATGTGACGGATATGGTGCTAGCTGTGCCTTGGCACATAGAGGGAAATACCAACCCTGACTTTATTCAAGCAACAAATAGTCTCTGGAAAGGAAAAGTTAACTGGCGCACTGCTATGGCTTATGATGCAACTCAATCTTTGATTGCAGGTATTAAAGCTAATTCTAGTCGACAAGGAATACAGCAAACTTTATCACAAGCAGGCTTTTCGGTAACTGGCGCGTCGGGAGTAGTTAAGTTTTTACCTTCAGGCGATCGCAATCAAGCGGTGCAGTTAGTTAAAGTTGAAGTGGCTCCTAATTCGGAATTTGGCTATTCTTTTGTGCCTGTAGATTAA
- a CDS encoding DUF3352 domain-containing protein, whose protein sequence is MTSKKSGCGCLPILGIGLALKLGGLYFFNGKELNMGLGAAIALETSEATIAKASLDKIENVIQQNSPITPSLATRSGKTITEWRIPDSNFTWTYNWIDNNSLLFTLGDSVMDNIENISITSFNKSSNFKAIANELPKKNLGFLYLNMSSTSEIINRLPFKAKSDISLEIIELLDSMAGIGATASMPKKSQPKVDLLVRFK, encoded by the coding sequence ATGACTTCAAAAAAATCTGGTTGCGGTTGTTTACCTATACTCGGAATAGGACTTGCTCTTAAACTTGGAGGACTATATTTCTTTAATGGGAAAGAACTAAATATGGGTTTGGGAGCAGCGATCGCCTTAGAAACTAGTGAAGCAACTATAGCTAAAGCTAGTCTGGATAAAATAGAAAATGTAATTCAACAAAACTCACCAATTACTCCTAGCCTAGCAACACGTTCGGGAAAAACTATTACTGAATGGCGCATTCCTGATAGTAATTTTACCTGGACTTATAACTGGATAGATAATAATTCTCTGCTTTTTACTCTTGGTGATTCTGTTATGGATAATATTGAAAATATAAGTATTACTTCTTTCAATAAAAGTTCAAACTTTAAAGCGATCGCTAATGAATTGCCCAAAAAGAATTTAGGCTTTTTATATTTAAATATGAGTTCAACTAGCGAAATAATTAATCGTTTACCATTTAAAGCAAAAAGCGATATTTCGCTTGAAATAATCGAGTTATTGGACTCAATGGCAGGAATTGGCGCAACTGCTAGTATGCCGAAAAAATCTCAGCCTAAGGTTGATTTATTAGTACGCTTTAAATAA